GGTTACGGCCGGTCTTTTGGAAGAGGGCATTATACCTATAATATTAGGAGCTACGCAAGACATTACCTATCCGGCATATCGTGCTTTTGACGGAATTAAGGATATGATCAACTTGGTCTCCGTGGATAGCCGATTTGATTTTGGTATTGATGATGAACTCATATCCTCCCATTCCTATATGAGCAAAATCATTACGGACAAGCCTAATAATCTTTTCAATTTTTCCAATATTGGCTATCAGAGTTATTTCAATGCTCAAGAGGAGGTGGATCTTATGGAGCGTCTTTTTTTTGACTCTTATAGGTTGGGAGAAATAGCCAACGATCTTTCTCTGGCGGAACCGGTGCTCAGAAATGCACACATGGTTAGCCTGGATTCAAGAGCCATAAAGGCCAGTGAAATTGGATTTTCAGGAAATTTTTCACCTAACGGATTTACGGGAAGGGAAATTTGTGCCATAGCAAGATACGCGGGTATTAGTGAGCGTGTCATGGTGTTTGGTATTTTTGAAATGGAAAACAATGTCCAATGTCAACAACTATTAGCTCATATAATATGGTACTTTATAGAAGGTATAAATTATCGTATCAAGGAGTCGCCCTACAATAAAACGGACGATTTTACCAAATATAATGTTCCCAACGAGGAAGAGGAGCTCGTTTTCTACAAGAGCCTTTTAACAGAAAGATGGTGGGTAGAGGTGCCATCTATTTTTACTTCACATACTAAAGAAGGTACACAAGCGTTATTACCTTGCACAGAGCAGGATTATTTGGACGCATGTGACCAAAAAATTCCCGAACGGTGGTTTAAGGCCTATAAAAAGGGCTTTAATTAATTGAAAAATTAGTAAGACATAAAATTATTAATACAATAATTTATTCAAAAGATAGTTTTAAGAATTAGAATAACATTATAGTATTTACATTTTAACCATAATCGAAATTTAACCTAAAGTATGAAGAAGCTATTGTTATCATCTATAGCGTTTGTTTTTTTGCTCACGAGTTGTGGGTCAAAGACTAAAGGAGAGCTAGTCGGAGCCCAGGGCAAAAAATGGTATCCCGAAAAACCATATGGAATGGAACTTATCCCAAGGGGTTCTTTCATTATGGGTAAAAGTGAAGAAGACCAAGCCAAAGTATTGAACGCACCTACAAAGACAGTTACGGTAAGATCCTTTTATATGGACGATACTGAAATTACCAATAGTGAATACCGTCAATTCGTGGAATGGGTAAAGGATTCTATAACCAGAACACGTTTGGCCATTTTGGCCGATGAGCTTGGAATTGGACCCGAGGATGGAGGAATTGGGGATTATGCATTTAAGGATGCGGATACTACCAGAGCCTCTGTTTATGATAAATATATGC
This window of the Maribacter cobaltidurans genome carries:
- a CDS encoding formimidoylglutamase gives rise to the protein MAFDFLVPVEDRVLAHCELLPAQAIGRNTYIHTVKDGLPVLANATVAIFGVKESRNAYEKKLEILDVSAIRLQLYKLMLGNWDTTIVDLGDLEEGETVEDTYFVVKEVTAGLLEEGIIPIILGATQDITYPAYRAFDGIKDMINLVSVDSRFDFGIDDELISSHSYMSKIITDKPNNLFNFSNIGYQSYFNAQEEVDLMERLFFDSYRLGEIANDLSLAEPVLRNAHMVSLDSRAIKASEIGFSGNFSPNGFTGREICAIARYAGISERVMVFGIFEMENNVQCQQLLAHIIWYFIEGINYRIKESPYNKTDDFTKYNVPNEEEELVFYKSLLTERWWVEVPSIFTSHTKEGTQALLPCTEQDYLDACDQKIPERWFKAYKKGFN